Part of the bacterium genome is shown below.
ACGCGGCAGGAAGCGTGTCACCCGTCGGGACTCGATGCAAGTCCACCGGTCCGACCTTGCTATTGGGCGCTTGCATCGCGGGTGAACCCTTCATCAATTCTCTGGCTGGCCAATTCGGGAAACAAAGAATGTAGAGTCGCGGTGTCAAACGATCCATCCCGATGCAATGTTGCAGCTTCAGGATGCGACGACATCGGCGCCCCGTCCAGCAGGGTCAGAGGCAGACCATAGGAACGCGTCAACGCAAGTCCGGTTTCAAATCGGCTGAGACGTTCCGGTCCGCCGGCATGAAGAATGCCAGTCAGGCGCTGCTTCACACAATTACTGATGACTTCAACCATGGTCGCAAGGTGAATCGGGCTGCGGTACTGGTCGGAGAACAAGCTGACTTGGCGGTGATTCAACAGCTGATCAAGCAGTCCGTCGGTAAAGCTCCTCCCCCACCCGCTGTTTCTGCCGACAATATTGTTGCTGCGCAAAATCAGCGTGGCCGGGAATCCCGCGACAACATCCTCGGCATCACGTTTGGTCTCTCCGTAGACATGAGTTGGTGCTGGCAAATCGGTCTCGGCAAAGCGGCCGCGCTGTCCATCAAAGACCTGATCAGTGGATACGAAAAGAAAATACGCGTTGTAGGCGTGCGACCATTGCACGAGTTGCGCCGTGGTTTTGACGTTTTGCAATCGAGCCTCAGCGGGCTGCCGTTCGCAGTCCAATACACGAGACAACGCCGCGGCATGAATGACAACAGTCGGACGAAAACCCGCAAACAGCGCGTCCAATTCCGAGAATTTCAGGAGGTCGAGGCAGGTTTCCGGAAACGGCAAAGATCGCGGATGCGATCTTCTTATGCCGAGGACATTATGTTCCGCGCGGGCCAATCCAAGTCCAAGGGCCGCGCCCAGTAGACCTGAGGCGCCGGTGATCAGAATCCGTTCGGACATTCCTGCCGCTACCAGAAAAGGCGAACGCTTAGTTGCCCACCGTCGCGAATTCGTTGAGGTTCGATCTGCCAGCCGACACGGTTAGCGCGTTCCGTTTTCGACTGCGTGTCCAATCGCGCGGCATGGAAAGCGCTCACGAGATGATTGACGCCAATCAACGCGACGGCGTAAATGACGCGATTCAGCGAACGATCAGATGTCACGCGCATCTGATCCATGTGCGCACGATTGTGATCACTATCCCACATCCAATACTCCGAGTCCGTGTCATAAAGTGAGGCAAAGCTGCGGTCCGCCAATCGCTGCTCGTTATATTCAAACACGTTCATCCAATTGCCCACGTCAATGTAGAACTCTTTGCCATGGGATCCGCGCACTCCGGCATGCGCAGCGGCAAACGCTTCATATTCGTCACGCATTTGGGTGCCGTGATTGCGCAACGACAGAGCCGCACCAACGAACAGCAGATCGGCGCTGAAGAAAGCGAGCGCATGTTTGGGGCGGCCGAGCTCGTATTGACCCCAGCCCGGAATAATCAGCGACTTGAGAAACGCAGCCTGACCCTTGTCACTCGCCAGCACGTTGGACGAAAGGGCGAAAGACAAGAGCAGGAGGAGACCGATGCGGAGCGGCGTGCGCATAGTCACTTCGGTTAGCGGGCCGTGGGCAGCGGCACGCTAAGAGTTAGCATGCGCGTGAGGTCGCCGTTTATGTTCGTCTTGATATCGTACTTGAGGTCAAGCGATCCCATTTGCGCGGACTCGAGTTTGCGGTTGTGGCTGCGCACAGCAAAGGCGGCGTCCAACGCGGACAGCACGTGATTGACCAACACAATTTCCATCATCGTGTTGCCCTTCTCGAGCAGGTCATTGGCTTCGCCGCGCATGTCGCGGTAGGTGAGAAACATTGCGCTTGTGCCGTCGTAACTCACGGTTGCCGCATCATCGCCGCCGAAACCTGCGCCCCAAATGTGATCCTGGCTCCCGATGGAAATGTCCGCCTGCGAATCGTAAGCGTCATTCCAACCGTAGCCGAACTGCTCAAAGTACTTGCCGATCATCTCGTAATACTGCTGAACATCAAGCGTGTTGATGTCGTGCGTATACGGGGCTGGTAAGTGCTCGGTACGCTCGTCCCAGCTCAGGTCACGCCATTCCGACAGGTCACCTTCATACTTAACGCGCGCGAAGACTTCATTCGCGGCGACCTGGTACTCGCGGAACATGTACACGTCATAGTTGAAATTGCCGGCGGTCCGGACGTTGTTCTTCCACGGACCGGCGTACGATTCAAACTCATCCGTTTTGTCATTGCCTTGCCCGTGATACTGCGCGAAGAGCGCCCAGCCCGCCACTTCGACGGCAAACCACGGCAGCGCACGCAGCCATGAGCCGCCGTACAGTTGACCTGTTCCCGGTACGATCAAACTGAACATAACGGCCCGGCCAATGTTCTTCTTACCCGGCGTCATCGGAGTGGCCGTTTCATCGGCAGCCGTTTGCTCGAACGATGGCGACGCAAATTGCGCCCGATGCGGCGACAGGCCTAAACCCTTGGCTGCGCTCAACGCCGGAAGGCTCAAGCAGGCCATGATCAGCAGAAGTCGAGTCCAACTCGAGAATTGCATGACAGTCTCCAATTATGATGAATGCTTCAATTATGCGAACAATGCGAACACGCGCACGACGAAGGATGTCGCGCGGGCGGAATGATCGGCGTGTAGAAGTCAAACAATATCGTCAGGTAGTAGCGAACCTCATCGCCATAACCTGTCCGCACATCGTCTTCTACAACATCGAATTTGTCAAGTCCGTAGGCCACATCAAATGACACGGCCGTCGGATAGGAATAGAACGAATGCAATGCGAATCGGAGCCCCGCGCCAATATCTTTCTTGGGCGACCTGTCTCCGTAGTCGCCGACCCATGCGTCACCGACGTCGGTAAATACAGAGCCATAGACTCGATTCAATGATATAGGCCAAATAGGCAGCGCGGCCCGCTTAATAATTGGGAAACGATAGGTCAATGTGCCGACCGCTGTACGCGTCCCGCCTAAGCTGTAAAATGAGTAACCGCGCATGCCGGGCAGTCCGCCCGCGTACTGATGGAAAAACGGATCTACATTGGAATCCATATAGCCGCCGCGCAAACGCAGCTCGGCTGCGTGGCTCTTGATCGGCGACTTGAAATAGCGCTCGACGCCAAACTCGAGAAGATTGTAGTTATTAGGATCGTAGATCTCACGCAAACCAATTGCGTCGCCGCCGATCTCGATGTCCTTTATGAAATCGTGATTGGCGCGCGTGAATTCAACGTAACCGCGATAGCCTGCGGCGGGACTAATGTCCGTTAGAATGCCGGGACGGCGGGCGTCCATGTACAATCCAGTCTTCCACGACCAGCCGCGGAAATAGGTCAAACTGACGCTCGATTCATCATCGAAACGATTGTGCGCAACGTACTGGTCGTAAGTCGCCCGCGTCTTGACGTTCATGTTGACCGTCAGCGGCACGCCCAAACCTACGCTGATTTCGTTCAGGTTGTAACGATATCGAATACGGTACTGGTCAAAAATCGGCTCTAAACCGACCGGGCCGTCCTCTTCGCCGATGATGCGGCTGGAGTCCGCGAAGAACGAAGTCAACCGCCGCTGAACGTTGAAGTACTCCGCGAAAATTGTCGGGTAGAATTGTTTGTACTCCACCAGACCGTAAAGATCATACTCGCGTTTCTGGTTAACGGCTGCACCGCCGATAAAGGTCATCTTGTCAAGCACATCGTTCAAGACAAGATACGTCCCGGGCTTGAAGGTATTGTAGTCAAAGGCGATGCGCGGAAACCAATACAGGCTTTCGAAACGCGGACGATACGGCTCAGATGATCGCGGGGTTCCGGTCAACGCAACGTCTTTACGCGGGACGCGGGCCAAGTAGTTCAAACGATCATCCAAAGCGCTGCGCGGCACGCGGACCGGCGCGAAGCTATCTAATACGCAGATGCGAAACCCGTCACCGCAAAACTCGGAGTAGGCGAGTTTCCCACTCGTGACTGCGGGATAAAACGCGCTGCCCAGCACCACCGTAAGCTGCTCCTTGCTCTCGTCGTCCAGATTCAGCCGGTAGATGTTGGCGATCCCGGACTCGTCGTACGAAACGTATAGCGATCGCCCGTCCGCGCTCCACGACGGATCGCGCAATTCGCCGCCGTTCCCGCTAAATTCGTCTTCGAGCGACAGCGAGTTGTCCGTCCGGTTGTACGCAAAGATGCGAATATCCCGGCCGCCGCGTTGGTGATGTGCCACGGCAATGCGGTTACCATCAGGAGACCAGCGCGGCAGATAATACTGCTCATGCGGCACAGAGGGAAGCCGCGTAAGCAGGTCTTCCGCCTTGAATGGCTTGGATTTCCGGCTGACATCAGGCATCCGTGCCAGAGCGATTTCTCGTTTGCCGGATTCATTGATCGTGAAGAGCAGTAATTGTCCGTCGGGACTTACGTCTACCGACTCGGCGCGCAACCCCTTGCTCAGTCGTCGTTCGTGCTTCTTGGCAAAGTCGTAGTAGTACAAATCGTGCAACAACGCGCCATGCGGATTCGCCGTCGAGCGGCGGGCAAAGACGACGCCGCTGTCGTTCGGCATCCAGGCCGGCGTGCCTTGCACTGCGCCCGCGATCAACACAATCGAGTCCGTCGCGACCGTGTAAAGGTAGAGCGAAGATTGACCAAAATACTCACGACCCGCGTTAGAGATAAACAGAAGTCGTGTGCCGTCATGTGACCACCGGGGATACGCACCGACGAAGCCTTTCTTGTCAAGCGTATCCGCTTGCGTAAGGTACGGCTCCAACGCCGCGCGTTCGGCTCCGTAGCGCTGCTCGAGGTCGTTCTTCCACTCGCGGTACCAGTCTACACCCGGCTTACCCGTCACGGACCCGATTGCGTCATTTAAAGTCACTGGCAAGGGGTTCGCCATCTTGCGCGAGATCTTGCCCAAGGTTTCGGCACCCTCCGAGTGATCCGCAATGTAGCGGACCAACGCGAAACCCTGATTGTACACGCCTTCCGATTCCAAGCTCGTCTTGCCAAAGAAGCCCATGTCTTCGAAGCTCAGCAAGCGATTCGCCAGAGTGGCCTGACGCAGAAGCATATCACGGTGGCTATCCCAGAAATCGTAGCCGCTGCCGTCAAACTGATACTGCGCCGTGCCTTCCGCGAACCATGCGGGAATCGTGACGGATGGAAGCGGCCAGCTGATCAGCGTATTGGGATAGCCATACAGCACGTCCGGTCGGCGTTCCGGCTCATAGCCGAGGGCTTGCACATAAAAGGCCGGGAAACGTCGTGTCCACTTGCGCGTCGCCCCGAGTTGAATCATGTGCGTATACTCGTGGGTCACAACATTGCGCAGCCAATTCTGCGTGCCGCGGAAGTCCCAAGCCATCGAAGTCGCAAAGAACTTGATCTTGTTGGACTGGAAGTACGATCCGGCGTTGGCAATGTCGTCTTCATCGGAGAAGATCAGGGAGACCTTCGTATCGGGACGGTAGTCGTACACTTCACAGAGCGGTTCGTGAATCTCCTCGGCGATGTCCGCCGCGAGATAGGCTACCTCTTCGAGACCTT
Proteins encoded:
- a CDS encoding SDR family oxidoreductase, with the translated sequence MSERILITGASGLLGAALGLGLARAEHNVLGIRRSHPRSLPFPETCLDLLKFSELDALFAGFRPTVVIHAAALSRVLDCERQPAEARLQNVKTTAQLVQWSHAYNAYFLFVSTDQVFDGQRGRFAETDLPAPTHVYGETKRDAEDVVAGFPATLILRSNNIVGRNSGWGRSFTDGLLDQLLNHRQVSLFSDQYRSPIHLATMVEVISNCVKQRLTGILHAGGPERLSRFETGLALTRSYGLPLTLLDGAPMSSHPEAATLHRDGSFDTATLHSLFPELASQRIDEGFTRDASAQ
- a CDS encoding PD40 domain-containing protein, yielding MRIWIVALLLSAATLSFAQTAEFNRPNLIWRTFETKNFIIHYTEGLEEVAYLAADIAEEIHEPLCEVYDYRPDTKVSLIFSDEDDIANAGSYFQSNKIKFFATSMAWDFRGTQNWLRNVVTHEYTHMIQLGATRKWTRRFPAFYVQALGYEPERRPDVLYGYPNTLISWPLPSVTIPAWFAEGTAQYQFDGSGYDFWDSHRDMLLRQATLANRLLSFEDMGFFGKTSLESEGVYNQGFALVRYIADHSEGAETLGKISRKMANPLPVTLNDAIGSVTGKPGVDWYREWKNDLEQRYGAERAALEPYLTQADTLDKKGFVGAYPRWSHDGTRLLFISNAGREYFGQSSLYLYTVATDSIVLIAGAVQGTPAWMPNDSGVVFARRSTANPHGALLHDLYYYDFAKKHERRLSKGLRAESVDVSPDGQLLLFTINESGKREIALARMPDVSRKSKPFKAEDLLTRLPSVPHEQYYLPRWSPDGNRIAVAHHQRGGRDIRIFAYNRTDNSLSLEDEFSGNGGELRDPSWSADGRSLYVSYDESGIANIYRLNLDDESKEQLTVVLGSAFYPAVTSGKLAYSEFCGDGFRICVLDSFAPVRVPRSALDDRLNYLARVPRKDVALTGTPRSSEPYRPRFESLYWFPRIAFDYNTFKPGTYLVLNDVLDKMTFIGGAAVNQKREYDLYGLVEYKQFYPTIFAEYFNVQRRLTSFFADSSRIIGEEDGPVGLEPIFDQYRIRYRYNLNEISVGLGVPLTVNMNVKTRATYDQYVAHNRFDDESSVSLTYFRGWSWKTGLYMDARRPGILTDISPAAGYRGYVEFTRANHDFIKDIEIGGDAIGLREIYDPNNYNLLEFGVERYFKSPIKSHAAELRLRGGYMDSNVDPFFHQYAGGLPGMRGYSFYSLGGTRTAVGTLTYRFPIIKRAALPIWPISLNRVYGSVFTDVGDAWVGDYGDRSPKKDIGAGLRFALHSFYSYPTAVSFDVAYGLDKFDVVEDDVRTGYGDEVRYYLTILFDFYTPIIPPARHPSSCACSHCSHN